A stretch of DNA from Methanobacterium sp. Maddingley MBC34:
ATGATTAATCCAGTGATAATTGATGAAATTTTTGATTTAGTTATCTGAATTTTTTGATAAATGTAGTGCATTAATCCCTAATTCTGAAAATTAAAAGTTAATTTAAAATTAGCAAAAAAATAGTATTTAATATCCTATTTATTTCTTTTAATTCTTTGGTACACCAGATCCCCTGGTCGAACTTTATCTTCAAGGAGAACTCCCACATTTTCTCCCCCTTCTGATTTTTCAATGTTTTTACCCATTATCTGTATGGAATCTACTTTCTTAATAACTGAACCAGTGGTGGGGCCCTGTATTATAATTTCATCACTCACCCTCAGCCGATTCCAGAGCCTTATCTCCGCAGCTTTCACTTTAGAATAGTAATTAACAACTTCCCCTATATCCTTCTTGTAGTGGGTGGCCTGGTTGTAGCTACTGGTCTGGTGGGGTGTCTGGAAGTAAAATCCCGTGTCAAAACCACGATTGTAAACCTTCCCGAGTTCATCTAACCAGCGGTCCTGAAATTTCCATTCACCGCATTGATAGGAATCTATTGCTTCCCTGTAAACCTGGGTTACGGTGGCCACGTAATCAGCAGGTCTGGCCCTACCTTCAATCTTAAAGGAAGAAATTCCTGCATCCATAAGTTGGGGTATATATTCGATCATGCAAAGATCACGGGGACTTAAAATATGGCCTTTGAATCCATTGATTTCATCTAATTTTCCTTCATTTTCTTCCAAACCATTCTTCCCTGGTAAACCTATGGATAATGCATCACCATCCTTGGAGAATAACATCCACTCCTTTCTACATGGTTGCAGGCATTCACCGCAGTTGGCATTCTTCTGGTAAAGATAGGAACTTAAAAAACATCTCCCGGAGATGGCCAGGCACATGGCACCATGGATAAAAACCTCCACTTCAATGGGACTTGCACCCGTCAGTTTTTTTATCTCGGTTAAGGATAGTTCACGGGAGAGAATCACCCTTTTAACACCCAGTTCATGGAGAAGTTTCAAAGATTCCCCATTGGATATATTGGCCTGAACACTCAGATGAACATTAACATCAGCATCCTGGGCAATTTTAAGAACTCCTAGGTCTGAGGCGATTACTGCATCAGCCCCTGCATTTTTGATTTCTGGTAAAATAGTTTTAAGATGTTTTATATCCCTATCTCTCATTACAGTGTTGGTGCAGACATAAAGGCGAGTCCCATAATGATGGCAGCGTTCTACAGCGTGATTCAGGTTTTCTAAAGTAAAGTTGGCTGTGTGGGCGCGCATGTTGTATCCATCTAAACCAATATAAACTGCATTGGCCCCTTTTTTCAGGGCGGCCTCCATGGCGGTAAAGTCCCGGGCAGGTGCCATTAATTCTACCATAAAAAATCACCTACTTGTTAAAAACCAGTTTATTATTGATATTTTAAGATTAAAGTAAAGAGTTAAAATTTTAATCAGTGAATAATAAATTTGAATTGTTTTACTATTCTATCTTTTCATTGAATTCAATTTATAAAAATATCTAATAAAAATATTTAATGAAAATCATTTTTTTAAAAAAAAGTCTAAATACCCTGTAAACTTTAACTTCTACAGGATTTAACATCTACAGGATTCGTATTCTTCAATATCTGCCGGTAATTCTGTGGGGTACTCTCCAGTGAGGCATCCCAGACACAGTTCATCCCTTTTGATTCCAATACATTCCACCAGGGAGTCTATACTGAGGTATCCCAATGAGTCAACACCCAGAGTTTCCCTTATCTTTTCCACAGCTTTATCTGAAGCTATGAGCTCCTTACGGGTGGCCATGGCAATACCATAATAACAGGGGGAGGTTATGGGTGGTGATCCTACACGTAAATGGATCTCCTTTACCCCTGCTTCACGAAGCACGTTCACCAGGGATTTAGAGGTTGTCCCTCTAACTATACTATCGTCCACCAGAACTATGCTTTTACCTTCCAGTTCTGACCTTATAGGATTCATTTTTAGCTTGACGGATGTTTCACGCTCTTCCTGGGTGGGCATTATAAAAGTACGTCCTATGTAACGGTTCTTGATCAATCCTTCCCCGTAGGGAATTCCCGAAGCACGAGAGTAACCTATGGCTGCACTAATTGCTGAGTCCGGTACTGGCATGACCACATCTGCATCCACAGGGTGTTCCTTAAAAAGGGATTTTCCAATGTTCTTCCTTACATTGTAAACAACCCTTCCATCCAGTATGCTGTCTGGACGGGCGAAATAAACGTATTCAAACATACAGTGGGCACGTGGTGTGCCCGGGTTTTTGGGGATTTTGAAACTATGCACTTCATTATTGATAAGCAGTATTTCCCCTGGTTCCACGTCACGAACGTATTTTGCTCCTACCACATCAAAAGCAACGGTTTCTGAAGCAACCACGGTAATTCCTTCCTTCTGTCCCAAAGATAATGGTTTGATACCAATTGGATCTCTTACCACCATCAGGTCATCGTTAACCAGTAGAACCAGTGAGTAGGAACCAATTAATT
This window harbors:
- a CDS encoding collagenase-like protease (PFAM: Peptidase family U32), which codes for MVELMAPARDFTAMEAALKKGANAVYIGLDGYNMRAHTANFTLENLNHAVERCHHYGTRLYVCTNTVMRDRDIKHLKTILPEIKNAGADAVIASDLGVLKIAQDADVNVHLSVQANISNGESLKLLHELGVKRVILSRELSLTEIKKLTGASPIEVEVFIHGAMCLAISGRCFLSSYLYQKNANCGECLQPCRKEWMLFSKDGDALSIGLPGKNGLEENEGKLDEINGFKGHILSPRDLCMIEYIPQLMDAGISSFKIEGRARPADYVATVTQVYREAIDSYQCGEWKFQDRWLDELGKVYNRGFDTGFYFQTPHQTSSYNQATHYKKDIGEVVNYYSKVKAAEIRLWNRLRVSDEIIIQGPTTGSVIKKVDSIQIMGKNIEKSEGGENVGVLLEDKVRPGDLVYQRIKRNK
- a CDS encoding amidophosphoribosyltransferase (PFAM: Phosphoribosyl transferase domain; Glutamine amidotransferases class-II~TIGRFAM: amidophosphoribosyltransferase), producing MQDKCGIVGAYSHNKSHNISRELYYGLYALQHRGQESAGISAHNGEEMRTYRGMGLVCDVFNNGNIEGLDGNVGIGHVRYSTTGESQIQNSQPFISKFDMGNIAIAHNGDIINSMELKRDLEKEGIKFQSSTDSEVICHLLTREYSKNHDMVESIKKVSKKLIGSYSLVLLVNDDLMVVRDPIGIKPLSLGQKEGITVVASETVAFDVVGAKYVRDVEPGEILLINNEVHSFKIPKNPGTPRAHCMFEYVYFARPDSILDGRVVYNVRKNIGKSLFKEHPVDADVVMPVPDSAISAAIGYSRASGIPYGEGLIKNRYIGRTFIMPTQEERETSVKLKMNPIRSELEGKSIVLVDDSIVRGTTSKSLVNVLREAGVKEIHLRVGSPPITSPCYYGIAMATRKELIASDKAVEKIRETLGVDSLGYLSIDSLVECIGIKRDELCLGCLTGEYPTELPADIEEYESCRC